A DNA window from Argopecten irradians isolate NY chromosome 10, Ai_NY, whole genome shotgun sequence contains the following coding sequences:
- the LOC138333236 gene encoding zinc finger CCHC domain-containing protein 9-like, translating into MTRFARGGAENSKRPLDATPWREMKGQSSHSQHKHNVKGKEHRSSHENLKVRGEDEKGLVLALKKETRREDRRLKRINKRKEEKVCYNCRGTGHAMSECPESKKDIEQGTGICFKCGSTEHASSKCRLKLPAGKFPYAKCFICGEMGHLSKQCPDNPRGLYPMGGCCKICESVEHYERDCPNRQEQPDEDRLDLLLTWKPGTSADEEISFHRPNPPPKKKTGPKLVKF; encoded by the exons ATGACAAGGTTTGCTCGAGGTGGAGCTGAGAACAGCAAACGCCCATTGGACGCCACACCATGGAGAGAAATGAAAGGCCAAAGTTCACATAGCCAACATAAACATAATGTTAAAGGCAAAGAACACAGGTCAAGTCATGAAAATTTAAAGGTCAGAGGTGAAGATGAAAAAGGATTGGTATTAGCTCTCAAGAAAGAGACTCGGAGAGAAGACAGAAGATTGAAAAGGATAAATAAACGTAAAGAGGAAAAG GTGTGCTATAATTGTCGAGGAACTGGTCATGCAATGTCCGAGTGTCCGGAATCAAAGAAAGATATTGAGCAAGGAACCGGCATCTGCTTTAAGTGTGGGTCAACAGAACATGCATCCAGCAAATGTCGACTTAAACTTCCCGCAG GAAAGTTTCCTTATGCCAAGTGTTTCATATGTGGAGAGATGGGACATTTATCAAAACAGTGCCCAGATAACCCTAGAGGGTTGTATCCGATGG GTGGATGCTGCAAGATCTGTGAGTCTGTGGAGCATTATGAGCGAGATTGTCCAAACAGACAGGAACAGCCAG ATGAAGACAGACTAGACCTCTTGTTGACATGGAAACCTGGCACAAGTGCAGACGAGGAAATATCATTTCACAGACCTAATCCTCCTCCAAAGAAAAAAACTGGGCCAAAACTtgtcaaattttaa
- the LOC138333237 gene encoding uncharacterized protein isoform X1, which translates to MRNFLVALIRRRCIINHQMAALSTRQNQTKEASSRRTHDRNNYKQEVYFLTRYTKQRIHWNRSPSPSGSNSVTLSDIESQLHSCQSCVEISKSILDQHSQLSLKQREVLDAIQMNIWENHALEIDFEQLLDLIEKGVLQEYYSEYLVRALYMRATEKFDTYNWDAASITRLMLITTIFRQVPLTLLKKVHTFVCLNIKLFSLKELSLVMNAFYVARFNYGHADFLALTVIDKTLDGLPDMNSADLFMIIKACQSRISNNVPFLLDIATELTKNEEVLKKHCRNFIDVAYFLKQYAKFKLNVPKFVKAVVKVMPKPTDFKAIPYGQKGKICLKNANSSFFIRMKDIGTISWALGCLAYDPKDFTGIHTYLENLFVAVTSLHGYTSHTHIREFFFGQIMAGRFSPVFIEYMQVYSSKHLKAENVYEKSEKRSMLAILLRVSIDIERPEVQLEDIPRGLLESNMKANVFKTTYTSTFIDEVADYMNEMLGGRLIHSHVILPYIVKVLEIRLDNNDRPIPFTPTDYDDLLEEMKNEQVMLRSGRRIAIVLRSKSSFLRSDQKYDSHDHPSGFTMISRRHLQKLGYESCLLSDSPKTASGLAERTMKQLVEKFRVKVNSAARRQR; encoded by the exons ATGAGGAACTTCTTGGTGGCATTAATTCGTCGCCGGTGTATTATAAATCACCAGATGGCAGCACTGTCTACTAGACAAAACCAAACCAAAGAAGCTTCTTCGCGTAGAACTCATGACCGGAATAACTATAAGCAGGAAGTGTATTTCCTGACACGTTACACTAAGCAGCGTATACATTGGAACAGAAGCCCAAGCCCCAGTGGCAGTAACAGTGTTACCTTATCAGATATAGAATCACAGCTTCACTCATGTCAGTCATGTGTTGAAATTTCCAAAAGTATTTTGGACCAGCACTCACAGTTGTCGTTGAAACAAAGAGAAGTGTTAGATGCTATCCAGATGAACATATGGGAAAACCATGCTCTTGAGATAGACTTTGAACAGTTACTGGATCTTATTGAGAAAGGTGTATTGCAGGAATACTATAGTGAATATTTGGTGCGTGCTTTGTACATGAGAGCAACAGAGAAGTTTGACACATATAACTGGGATGCGGCGTCCATCACTCGTCTTATGTTAATAACAACTATATTTAGACAAGTCCCTCTCACGTTACTTAAGAAGGTACACACATTTGTCTGCTTGAACATCAAATTGTTTTCCTTGAAAGAACTTTCATTGGTGATGAACGCTTTTTATGTGGCTAGGTTTAATTATGGCCATGCAGATTTTCTGGCCTTGACAGTGATTGACAAAACCTTGGATGGTCTACCCGATATGAACTCTGCAGACCTTTTTATGATTATTAAAGCATGCCAGTCCCGTATCAGCAACAACGTTCCATTTCTGTTGGATATTGCTACTGAGCTGACGAAGAATGAGGAGGTATTGAAAAAACATTGCAGAAATTTTATTGATGTAGCATATTTCTTAAAGCAGTACGCCAAATTTAAACTTAATGTGCCCAAATTTGTGAAGGCTGTGGTCAAGGTCATGCCTAAGCCTACAGATTTCAAAGCTATTCCATATGGACAAAAGGGCAAAATCTGTTTGAAAAATGCAAACTCCAGTTTCTTCATTCGCATGAAAGACATTGGAACCATATCTTGGGCTCTAGGATGTTTAGCCTATGACCCAAAGGACTTCACGGGCATCCACACATATTTAGAGAATCTGTTTGTTGCTGTGACCAGTCTACATGGATATACAAGCCATACACATATCAGAGAATTTTTCTTTGGTCAAATTATGGCTGGAAGATTTTCACCTGTTTTTATTGAATATATGCAAGTTTACAGCTCAAAACATTTGAAAG CAGAAAACGTTTATGAAAAATCGGAGAAAAGATCAATGTTGGCCATTTTACTAAGGGTTTCCATAGATATTGAACGTCCGGAGGTTCAGCTTGAAGACATTCCTCGG gGTCTTTTGGAGTCAAACATGAAAGCCAATGTTTTCAAGACTACATACACGTCCACGTTCATAGATGAAGTGGCTGACTACATGAATGAGATGCTTGGAGGGAGGTTAATACACTCTCATGTCATCCTCCCATACATTGTGAAAG TATTGGAAATTCGTTTGGATAACAATGACAGACCTATACCCTTTACTCCAACTGATTATGACGACCTGTTAgaggaaatgaaaaatgaacaaGTGATGTTGAGAAGTGGAAGACGAAT TGCAATTGTGCTCAGAAGTAAATCTTCCTTCCTGAGAAGTGACCAGAAGTATGATTCACATGACCACCCTTCAGGTTTCACCATGATCAGTCGAAGGCATCTACAGAAACTGGGATATGAATCTTGTTTG ttgTCTGATTCACCAAAGACTGCCTCTGGTTTAGCTGAAAGAACAATGAAGCAATTGGTGGAGAAATTCAGAGTGAAAGTGAATTCAGCTGCCAGGAGACAGAGATGA
- the LOC138333237 gene encoding uncharacterized protein isoform X2 yields MRNFLVALIRRRCIINHQMAALSTRQNQTKEASSRRTHDRNNYKQEVYFLTRYTKQRIHWNRSPSPSGSNSVTLSDIESQLHSCQSCVEISKSILDQHSQLSLKQREVLDAIQMNIWENHALEIDFEQLLDLIEKGVLQEYYSEYLVRALYMRATEKFDTYNWDAASITRLMLITTIFRQVPLTLLKKVHTFVCLNIKLFSLKELSLVMNAFYVARFNYGHADFLALTVIDKTLDGLPDMNSADLFMIIKACQSRISNNVPFLLDIATELTKNEEVLKKHCRNFIDVAYFLKQYAKFKLNVPKFVKAVVKVMPKPTDFKAIPYGQKGKICLKNANSSFFIRMKDIGTISWALGCLAYDPKDFTGIHTYLENLFVAVTSLHGYTSHTHIREFFFGQIMAGRFSPVFIEYMQVYSSKHLKENVYEKSEKRSMLAILLRVSIDIERPEVQLEDIPRGLLESNMKANVFKTTYTSTFIDEVADYMNEMLGGRLIHSHVILPYIVKVLEIRLDNNDRPIPFTPTDYDDLLEEMKNEQVMLRSGRRIAIVLRSKSSFLRSDQKYDSHDHPSGFTMISRRHLQKLGYESCLLSDSPKTASGLAERTMKQLVEKFRVKVNSAARRQR; encoded by the exons ATGAGGAACTTCTTGGTGGCATTAATTCGTCGCCGGTGTATTATAAATCACCAGATGGCAGCACTGTCTACTAGACAAAACCAAACCAAAGAAGCTTCTTCGCGTAGAACTCATGACCGGAATAACTATAAGCAGGAAGTGTATTTCCTGACACGTTACACTAAGCAGCGTATACATTGGAACAGAAGCCCAAGCCCCAGTGGCAGTAACAGTGTTACCTTATCAGATATAGAATCACAGCTTCACTCATGTCAGTCATGTGTTGAAATTTCCAAAAGTATTTTGGACCAGCACTCACAGTTGTCGTTGAAACAAAGAGAAGTGTTAGATGCTATCCAGATGAACATATGGGAAAACCATGCTCTTGAGATAGACTTTGAACAGTTACTGGATCTTATTGAGAAAGGTGTATTGCAGGAATACTATAGTGAATATTTGGTGCGTGCTTTGTACATGAGAGCAACAGAGAAGTTTGACACATATAACTGGGATGCGGCGTCCATCACTCGTCTTATGTTAATAACAACTATATTTAGACAAGTCCCTCTCACGTTACTTAAGAAGGTACACACATTTGTCTGCTTGAACATCAAATTGTTTTCCTTGAAAGAACTTTCATTGGTGATGAACGCTTTTTATGTGGCTAGGTTTAATTATGGCCATGCAGATTTTCTGGCCTTGACAGTGATTGACAAAACCTTGGATGGTCTACCCGATATGAACTCTGCAGACCTTTTTATGATTATTAAAGCATGCCAGTCCCGTATCAGCAACAACGTTCCATTTCTGTTGGATATTGCTACTGAGCTGACGAAGAATGAGGAGGTATTGAAAAAACATTGCAGAAATTTTATTGATGTAGCATATTTCTTAAAGCAGTACGCCAAATTTAAACTTAATGTGCCCAAATTTGTGAAGGCTGTGGTCAAGGTCATGCCTAAGCCTACAGATTTCAAAGCTATTCCATATGGACAAAAGGGCAAAATCTGTTTGAAAAATGCAAACTCCAGTTTCTTCATTCGCATGAAAGACATTGGAACCATATCTTGGGCTCTAGGATGTTTAGCCTATGACCCAAAGGACTTCACGGGCATCCACACATATTTAGAGAATCTGTTTGTTGCTGTGACCAGTCTACATGGATATACAAGCCATACACATATCAGAGAATTTTTCTTTGGTCAAATTATGGCTGGAAGATTTTCACCTGTTTTTATTGAATATATGCAAGTTTACAGCTCAAAACATTTGAAAG AAAACGTTTATGAAAAATCGGAGAAAAGATCAATGTTGGCCATTTTACTAAGGGTTTCCATAGATATTGAACGTCCGGAGGTTCAGCTTGAAGACATTCCTCGG gGTCTTTTGGAGTCAAACATGAAAGCCAATGTTTTCAAGACTACATACACGTCCACGTTCATAGATGAAGTGGCTGACTACATGAATGAGATGCTTGGAGGGAGGTTAATACACTCTCATGTCATCCTCCCATACATTGTGAAAG TATTGGAAATTCGTTTGGATAACAATGACAGACCTATACCCTTTACTCCAACTGATTATGACGACCTGTTAgaggaaatgaaaaatgaacaaGTGATGTTGAGAAGTGGAAGACGAAT TGCAATTGTGCTCAGAAGTAAATCTTCCTTCCTGAGAAGTGACCAGAAGTATGATTCACATGACCACCCTTCAGGTTTCACCATGATCAGTCGAAGGCATCTACAGAAACTGGGATATGAATCTTGTTTG ttgTCTGATTCACCAAAGACTGCCTCTGGTTTAGCTGAAAGAACAATGAAGCAATTGGTGGAGAAATTCAGAGTGAAAGTGAATTCAGCTGCCAGGAGACAGAGATGA